The sequence below is a genomic window from Candidatus Polarisedimenticolia bacterium.
GCTGGATCAGGAATTCAAGTCGCCCGAGGGCGCATGAGGAGATACGACACACCGTGAGTACCGAGACCGAGGTCATCCCCCCCGAAGCCAAGGTCACCGAAATCGACACCGTCGTCATCCGGTTCGTAGGCGACTCCGGCGACGGCATGCAGCTGACCGGGACGCAGTTCGCCGACACCACGGCGCTGGTCGGCAACGATCTCGCCACCTTGCCCGACTTCCCGGCCGAGATCCGCGCCCCCGCCGGCACGCTCGCGGGCGTCTCCGGCTACCAGATCAGCTTTTCGTCGCGCGACATCAAGACCCCCGGGGATCAGCCGGATGTCCTGGTGGCGATGAACCCGGCGGCGCTGAAGACCAACATCGGCGATCTCGAAGAGGGCGGAATCCTCATCCTCGACACCGATGCCTTCACCGAGGGAAATCTCGCGAAGGCCGGATACAAGACCAATCCGCTCAAAGATGGCTCGCTCGCCGGCTACCGCCTGTTCGACATCCCGCTCACCTCCCTGACGCTCCAGGCGGTGGCGGAGACCGGGCTCTCCGGCCGCCAGGCGACGCGCTGCAAGAACTTCTTCGCCCTGGGCCTGGTGTTCTGGCTCTACGAGCGCCCGGTCGACTACACCCGCGACTGGATCGAGAAAAAGTTCAAGGGTCACGAGCAGATGGCCAAGGCGAACACCCTGGCGCTCCTGGCCGGGTACAACTACGCCGACACCACGGAGGTGTTCACCAACCACTTCCGCGTGCGCAAGGCGCAGCTGGCTCCGGGGACCTACCGCAAGATCACCGGCAACGAGGCCACCGCCACGGGATTCATCACCGCGGCGCTCCTGTCCGGCAGGCCGCTGTTCTACGGCTCCTATCCGATCACGCCGGCGAGCGACATCCTCCACGAGCTGTCGAGGTTCAAGAACTACCCGGTGAAGACGTTCCAGGCCGAGGACGAGATCAGCGCCATCGGCTCGGCCATCGGAGCCGCATACGGCGGCGCTCTCGGCCTGACCGGCACCAGCGGCCCCGGCGTCGCCTTGAAGAGCGAGGCGATCGGTCTGGCCGTCATGACCGAGCTGCCCCTGGTCATCGCCAACATCCAGCGCGGGGGCCCCTC
It includes:
- a CDS encoding 2-oxoacid:acceptor oxidoreductase subunit alpha, whose protein sequence is MSTETEVIPPEAKVTEIDTVVIRFVGDSGDGMQLTGTQFADTTALVGNDLATLPDFPAEIRAPAGTLAGVSGYQISFSSRDIKTPGDQPDVLVAMNPAALKTNIGDLEEGGILILDTDAFTEGNLAKAGYKTNPLKDGSLAGYRLFDIPLTSLTLQAVAETGLSGRQATRCKNFFALGLVFWLYERPVDYTRDWIEKKFKGHEQMAKANTLALLAGYNYADTTEVFTNHFRVRKAQLAPGTYRKITGNEATATGFITAALLSGRPLFYGSYPITPASDILHELSRFKNYPVKTFQAEDEISAIGSAIGAAYGGALGLTGTSGPGVALKSEAIGLAVMTELPLVIANIQRGGPSTGLPTKTEQADLLQAVHGRNGECPVAVVAPATPADCFTMAIEAFRIATRYMTPVFFLSDGYLGNGAEPWRIPSNGELPKFEVKFRIEKEGFQPYLRDPKTLARPWAVPGTPGLEHRIGGLEKEDITGNVSYDPQNHEHMVRLRAEKIARIAADIPHVQVLGKDSGPLLVVGWGSTYGAITSAVEELQAKGRPVSSIHLRYLNPFPANLGDVLKRFERVLVPELNLGQLSLLIRARYLVDAVGLNKVQGKPFRVSEITRAIEELLRGQ